A section of the Bacillus pumilus genome encodes:
- a CDS encoding aspartate kinase encodes MKVVKFGGSSLASGKQLQKVFDIVTADPARKAVVVSAPGKRHSTDTKVTDLLISCGEQYLRLGEAHDLQEAVIERYASIADELGLSHDVIDTIRQDLDSLLQADTSHPERYLDAIKASGEDNNAKLIAAYFRYQGVEAHYVNPKEAGLFVSDEPGQAQVLPESYDHLYKLRERSGIIIFPGFFGFSLSGDIVTFSRSGSDITGSILANGLKADVYENFTDVDAVYAVNPTIVHEPKEITELTYREMRELSYAGFSVFHDEALIPAFRAGIPVQIKNTNNPSAKGTKIVNQRDHTNGPVVGIASDSGFCSIYISKYLMNREVGFGRKVLQTLEEYGLTYEHVPSGIDDMNIILRQDQLEEQHIEQELLDRLKLVLDADEVVLEPNLSLIMIVGEAMRHNVGTTARAAKALSKAKVNIEMINQGSSEVSMMFGVKAAQEKEAVQALYEEFFSMSTVPVSL; translated from the coding sequence TTGAAGGTCGTTAAATTTGGTGGCAGTTCACTTGCATCTGGCAAGCAGCTGCAAAAGGTATTTGACATTGTAACAGCAGATCCAGCTCGAAAAGCAGTCGTTGTTTCCGCACCAGGAAAACGGCATTCAACGGATACGAAGGTCACCGATCTATTAATTAGCTGTGGTGAGCAATATTTACGTTTAGGCGAAGCACACGATTTACAGGAAGCTGTCATTGAACGGTATGCCTCGATTGCGGATGAACTTGGGTTAAGTCATGACGTGATTGACACCATCCGGCAAGATCTAGATAGCCTCTTACAGGCAGATACGTCTCATCCTGAGCGATATCTTGATGCCATTAAAGCAAGCGGTGAAGACAATAACGCAAAGCTGATTGCTGCCTATTTCCGCTATCAAGGTGTCGAAGCTCACTATGTGAACCCAAAGGAAGCTGGTTTATTTGTGAGCGATGAGCCTGGTCAAGCGCAAGTCCTTCCAGAGTCATATGATCATTTGTATAAATTAAGAGAGCGCTCTGGCATCATCATATTCCCTGGCTTTTTTGGATTTAGTTTATCGGGAGACATCGTTACCTTTTCTCGCAGCGGCTCCGATATTACCGGTTCCATTTTGGCAAACGGTTTGAAGGCAGATGTGTACGAAAACTTTACAGATGTGGATGCTGTTTATGCTGTCAATCCAACGATCGTTCATGAGCCAAAGGAGATTACAGAGCTAACATACAGGGAAATGCGCGAGCTATCCTATGCTGGTTTTTCCGTTTTCCATGACGAAGCACTCATTCCAGCCTTCCGTGCAGGCATTCCTGTGCAGATTAAAAACACCAATAACCCTTCGGCAAAAGGCACAAAAATCGTGAACCAGCGGGATCATACCAATGGACCCGTTGTCGGAATCGCTTCAGACAGTGGATTTTGCAGCATTTATATTAGCAAATATTTAATGAACCGAGAAGTCGGTTTTGGGCGTAAGGTGCTGCAAACGTTAGAGGAATATGGACTTACGTATGAGCATGTCCCTTCTGGCATTGATGATATGAACATTATTTTAAGGCAGGATCAGTTGGAGGAGCAACATATTGAACAAGAGCTACTCGATCGCTTAAAGCTAGTGCTTGATGCAGATGAGGTCGTGTTAGAACCGAATCTCTCCCTCATTATGATTGTAGGAGAAGCGATGCGTCACAATGTTGGCACCACAGCAAGAGCGGCAAAGGCGCTGTCAAAAGCGAAGGTCAATATTGAAATGATCAATCAAGGCTCCTCAGAGGTCAGCATGATGTTTGGCGTCAAAGCGGCTCAAGAAAAAGAAGCTGTGCAAGCGTTGTATGAGGAATTTTTCTCTATGTCTACTGTTCCTGTCTCTCTTTAA
- a CDS encoding GAF domain-containing protein produces MPRQQLLKQFRNFHDASTSILNMMSQFTNVNTLFIAKNDQTTNQIVKVLNHDEQLLDEGEEIPYEKTFCKLAVDHQATLVIPDISSDDRSKSLEVTKRLQGGSFIGVPIDFTDGTNYGTICGLDSRPQQFTDEHVHMFETMASLLSYVLELDRANRQIQQLSVPIVPVVDGVAVLPLLGDIEETRAQHILETILQESYRLSLSHLVIDVSGTKRLNEQSIQYLVSYAQTLRLLGISAVLTGIKQDLALSAIQSNISFKDITIRKDLPQALAHIGLTFTKTE; encoded by the coding sequence ATGCCTCGTCAACAACTATTAAAACAGTTTCGCAATTTTCATGATGCTTCTACGAGTATTTTAAATATGATGAGTCAATTCACTAATGTGAATACACTGTTTATTGCTAAAAACGATCAAACCACCAATCAGATTGTAAAGGTGCTAAATCATGACGAGCAGCTTCTTGACGAAGGAGAAGAAATTCCTTACGAGAAGACATTTTGCAAGCTGGCGGTCGATCATCAGGCTACGCTTGTGATCCCTGATATATCATCGGATGACCGTTCTAAATCCTTAGAGGTCACGAAACGTCTCCAAGGCGGATCATTCATCGGAGTGCCGATTGATTTTACAGATGGTACGAACTACGGAACGATTTGCGGGCTTGATTCAAGGCCGCAACAATTCACAGATGAGCATGTGCATATGTTTGAAACGATGGCTTCTCTATTAAGCTACGTTCTTGAACTAGACCGTGCCAACCGGCAGATTCAGCAATTATCTGTACCGATCGTCCCAGTTGTTGACGGTGTCGCTGTGCTTCCTCTACTTGGTGATATCGAGGAGACACGTGCTCAGCATATATTAGAAACCATTTTACAGGAAAGCTACAGGCTGTCGCTCTCTCATTTGGTCATTGATGTATCGGGAACAAAACGCCTGAATGAACAGAGCATTCAATATTTGGTCAGCTATGCGCAAACGCTGAGACTTTTAGGGATTTCGGCTGTTTTAACAGGAATTAAACAGGACCTTGCTTTAAGTGCGATTCAATCGAATATTTCCTTTAAAGACATCACCATTCGGAAAGACTTGCCGCAGGCACTTGCTCATATTGGCTTGACGTTTACTAAGACGGAATAA
- a CDS encoding amino acid ABC transporter ATP-binding protein has protein sequence MIKLTNLKKSFGDLVVLDGINLDVQKGQVVAIIGPSGSGKSTLLRCLNLLEIPDEGTIEIGDAKLDASKYTRKEAHHLRQQTAMVFQNYNLFKNKTALQNITESLLVTKKMTKQQANEIGMKLLKQVGLEQKADSYPVTLSGGQQQRIGIARALAVDPHAILLDEPTSALDPELVSGVLQVIKSIAIQETTMIIVTHEMAFAREVADHVIFMADGHIIEQGTPTELFDETKNERTKRFIQKEAAAEEA, from the coding sequence ATGATCAAGCTCACCAATTTGAAGAAATCATTTGGCGACCTTGTCGTCTTAGACGGAATCAATCTTGACGTGCAAAAAGGGCAGGTTGTGGCCATTATCGGACCTTCTGGCTCCGGTAAATCCACCTTGCTGCGCTGCTTAAATTTATTAGAAATACCAGATGAAGGCACGATTGAAATTGGCGATGCAAAGCTCGATGCGTCTAAATATACACGAAAAGAAGCCCATCACCTGCGTCAACAAACAGCTATGGTGTTTCAAAACTATAATTTGTTTAAAAACAAGACAGCACTGCAAAATATTACAGAATCACTGCTTGTGACGAAAAAAATGACGAAGCAACAGGCAAATGAGATTGGAATGAAGCTGCTAAAGCAGGTAGGATTAGAGCAAAAGGCTGACAGCTATCCAGTCACGTTATCTGGCGGACAGCAGCAGCGAATCGGGATTGCCCGCGCATTAGCGGTTGATCCACATGCGATTTTACTCGATGAACCAACATCGGCACTTGATCCAGAGCTTGTATCGGGTGTGCTTCAAGTGATTAAATCCATTGCCATCCAAGAAACAACGATGATCATCGTGACACATGAAATGGCGTTTGCAAGAGAAGTAGCAGACCATGTGATTTTCATGGCAGATGGTCATATTATTGAACAGGGCACACCAACTGAGTTATTTGATGAAACGAAGAATGAACGAACAAAACGATTTATCCAAAAAGAAGCAGCGGCTGAAGAAGCATAA
- a CDS encoding response regulator transcription factor: MKILMIEDNQSVCTMTEMFFQREGFQAEFVHDGQDGLNRFKQEDDWDLLILDIMLPSMDGLTICQKVRQISDVPIIMLTAKETESDQVLGFDLGADDYVTKPFSPLTLMARIKAVKRRFTQTTIQKEDERLATAHFLLDKKTREVFLDGEPIENLTPKEYDLLCFFIQHPRQVFSREQLLEQIWGYQFYGDERTVDVHIKRLRQKIGDGPKPFLYTVWGVGYKFDED; encoded by the coding sequence ATGAAGATATTAATGATTGAAGACAATCAGAGTGTGTGTACAATGACCGAAATGTTTTTTCAAAGAGAAGGGTTTCAGGCGGAATTCGTTCATGATGGTCAAGACGGCTTAAATCGGTTTAAGCAAGAAGATGATTGGGATCTGCTGATATTAGATATCATGCTTCCTTCAATGGATGGTCTAACCATCTGTCAAAAGGTGCGTCAGATCAGTGATGTTCCGATCATTATGCTGACAGCAAAGGAGACGGAGTCTGATCAGGTGCTTGGTTTTGATCTAGGGGCAGATGATTATGTGACCAAGCCTTTTAGCCCCCTGACCTTAATGGCAAGAATCAAAGCGGTGAAACGCCGATTCACGCAAACAACGATTCAAAAAGAAGACGAACGTCTGGCAACAGCACATTTCCTGTTAGATAAAAAAACAAGAGAGGTTTTTCTAGATGGTGAGCCAATTGAGAATCTGACGCCGAAGGAATATGATTTGCTGTGCTTTTTTATTCAGCACCCTCGGCAAGTATTTTCGCGCGAGCAATTGCTGGAGCAAATTTGGGGATATCAATTTTATGGAGATGAACGAACGGTCGATGTTCATATTAAACGGCTGCGCCAAAAAATCGGAGACGGACCTAAGCCCTTTCTGTATACGGTATGGGGCGTAGGGTATAAGTTCGATGAAGATTAA
- a CDS encoding amino acid ABC transporter substrate-binding protein, translated as MKNKKWLVILFAAMLAVLAACGGNNQSEGKDEKVLKVGATGQSYPFAYKDNGKLVGFDVEVTEAIAKKLGYKLDWQLSEFSGLMGQLTSGKLDTVSNQVAVTDERKQTFNFTDTYAYAGTQIIVKKDNNDIKGLDDLKGKTVAAVLGSNHAKNLESKDPDKKINIKTYETQDGVLNEVANGRVDAYVNGRSVLLAQIEKTGLPLKIVGNPIVYEEVGYPFAKDKKHDKLREEFNKAIKELREDGTLKKLSEKYFKDDVTVPIKK; from the coding sequence ATGAAAAACAAAAAGTGGCTAGTCATTCTATTTGCAGCAATGCTGGCAGTTTTAGCAGCTTGCGGCGGCAACAATCAGAGTGAAGGAAAAGACGAAAAAGTATTAAAAGTAGGCGCCACAGGGCAAAGCTATCCGTTTGCTTATAAAGACAATGGCAAGCTTGTTGGCTTTGATGTTGAAGTCACTGAAGCTATCGCAAAAAAACTAGGCTATAAACTAGACTGGCAGTTAAGTGAATTCAGCGGACTAATGGGGCAGCTGACATCTGGTAAGCTGGATACAGTGTCAAACCAAGTCGCAGTCACAGATGAGCGTAAACAAACGTTTAACTTTACTGATACGTACGCATATGCAGGAACACAAATCATCGTGAAAAAGGACAACAACGACATCAAAGGTCTTGATGATTTAAAAGGAAAAACAGTGGCGGCAGTTCTTGGTTCTAACCATGCCAAAAACTTAGAGAGCAAAGATCCGGACAAAAAAATCAATATTAAAACATATGAAACGCAAGATGGTGTCTTAAATGAAGTGGCAAATGGCCGCGTAGATGCTTATGTCAACGGACGCAGTGTATTACTGGCTCAAATTGAAAAAACAGGTCTGCCGCTCAAAATTGTTGGCAACCCCATTGTGTATGAAGAAGTAGGCTACCCATTTGCCAAAGATAAAAAGCATGACAAGCTAAGAGAAGAATTTAACAAAGCGATCAAAGAATTAAGAGAAGACGGGACACTGAAAAAATTGTCTGAGAAGTATTTCAAAGACGATGTCACGGTGCCAATTAAAAAATAA
- a CDS encoding amino acid ABC transporter permease, translating to MNKIDWQYMVTVFPTLIQYLPITIFMAIVSMVFAIIIGVVFALITKNRIPVLYQFAKLYISFFRAVPTLVQLFLIYFGLPQLFPAMTSMDALTAVIIGLSIKNSAYLAEIFRAALNSVDEGQLEACLSVGMTRWQSYVRIIFPQAIRNAIPATGNTFIGLLKETSLAFTIGVAEMFAQGKMIASANYKYFETYLAVGIVYWVMTIIYSFLQDLFERKISKPYRN from the coding sequence ATGAACAAAATTGATTGGCAGTATATGGTGACGGTTTTTCCGACATTGATTCAATACTTGCCGATAACGATCTTCATGGCGATTGTCTCCATGGTATTTGCCATTATCATTGGTGTGGTATTCGCTCTTATTACGAAAAACCGGATACCTGTTTTATACCAATTTGCCAAGCTGTATATTTCTTTTTTCAGAGCGGTTCCAACCTTGGTTCAGCTCTTTCTCATTTATTTTGGTCTTCCGCAGCTATTCCCTGCGATGACTTCAATGGATGCCCTAACAGCGGTCATTATCGGATTAAGTATTAAAAACTCAGCATACTTAGCAGAAATTTTCAGAGCGGCCCTCAACTCTGTAGATGAAGGGCAGCTAGAAGCTTGTCTATCTGTCGGCATGACAAGATGGCAATCTTACGTCAGAATTATTTTCCCGCAGGCAATTAGAAATGCGATTCCAGCAACGGGGAATACTTTTATCGGTCTTTTAAAAGAAACATCTCTTGCCTTTACGATTGGTGTGGCAGAAATGTTTGCACAAGGGAAGATGATTGCGTCAGCGAACTATAAATACTTTGAAACCTATTTAGCTGTAGGGATTGTGTATTGGGTGATGACCATCATTTATAGCTTCCTTCAAGACCTATTTGAACGAAAAATCAGCAAACCTTACCGGAATTAA
- a CDS encoding amidohydrolase yields MKSIGNEALNKRLINIRRALHEHPELAFEEYETTKKLRSWLEEEGITVLDFPALQTGVVCEIKGEQEGPTIVLRADIDALPIEEASGEPFSSKVPGKMHACGHDFHTASIFGATLLLKERKHEIKGTVRILFQPAEEVAQGAKHVIEAGVLDGVDAIFGMHNKPNLPVGTIGVREKALMASVDRFEIDIKGTGGHAGIPNHTVDPIAISGQITSALQQIVSRRISSLHHAVVSITRIQGGTSWNVIPDRVEMEGTVRTFEPEVRAMIPELMKQIVRGIAEGFGAKGEVKWHPYLPSVLNDDRLTKVVKETASALDLTVVQAEQSPGGEDFALYQEHIPGFFVWMGTSGTEEWHHPAFTLNEGALPVAAAFFAELAVRALESRSWN; encoded by the coding sequence GTGAAATCAATAGGAAATGAAGCATTAAACAAACGTTTAATTAACATTCGCCGAGCGCTTCATGAGCATCCAGAGCTGGCATTTGAAGAATATGAAACGACTAAAAAACTGCGCAGCTGGTTAGAAGAGGAGGGGATCACCGTACTCGATTTTCCAGCTCTTCAAACAGGTGTTGTCTGTGAAATCAAAGGAGAACAAGAGGGACCAACGATTGTCCTGAGGGCTGATATTGATGCACTTCCGATTGAAGAAGCATCTGGCGAACCATTTTCCTCAAAGGTACCGGGGAAAATGCATGCTTGCGGTCATGATTTCCATACAGCTTCTATCTTTGGAGCGACTCTTTTATTAAAAGAACGGAAACACGAGATCAAAGGAACGGTCCGTATTTTGTTTCAGCCGGCTGAGGAAGTCGCGCAAGGAGCAAAACATGTCATAGAGGCAGGCGTTTTAGATGGAGTGGATGCCATTTTTGGTATGCACAACAAACCTAACCTGCCAGTTGGCACTATAGGCGTTAGAGAAAAAGCTTTAATGGCGAGTGTAGACCGGTTTGAAATCGATATTAAAGGAACGGGTGGTCATGCAGGTATTCCGAATCACACGGTAGATCCCATTGCCATCAGCGGGCAGATCACAAGTGCTCTTCAACAAATCGTCAGCCGGCGAATCAGCTCATTGCATCATGCAGTCGTCAGTATCACACGTATTCAAGGCGGTACATCATGGAATGTGATTCCTGATCGTGTTGAGATGGAAGGAACCGTTCGGACATTTGAGCCTGAAGTGAGAGCGATGATTCCAGAGCTCATGAAGCAAATCGTAAGGGGGATTGCCGAAGGATTTGGGGCAAAAGGCGAAGTGAAATGGCATCCGTATTTGCCTTCTGTGCTAAATGACGATCGTTTAACAAAGGTGGTCAAAGAAACGGCAAGCGCGCTGGATCTCACAGTCGTTCAGGCAGAGCAGTCACCGGGCGGAGAAGATTTTGCCCTTTATCAAGAACACATTCCAGGCTTTTTCGTATGGATGGGGACGAGCGGTACCGAGGAATGGCATCATCCCGCCTTTACACTGAATGAAGGCGCACTCCCTGTTGCCGCTGCCTTTTTTGCCGAGCTTGCTGTTCGGGCATTGGAGTCACGATCATGGAATTAA
- a CDS encoding MmgE/PrpD family protein, with protein sequence MELTKQLAEAVLSADPLQDHRAVEMARHGLLDAAAAALAAKEDEGIQKLMALVEQEGGEAQIPVIGQGKKVSRQSAAMLNGYLIHALDYDDVHSDVRGHPSAVIIPALLSQLSDGKGFGDRFLAAYITGVEVMARLGESIGKAHYERGWHNTGTLGAIAAVCAIGYLKKVSQEELMKAIGFAGAQSAGMRKQFGSDMKPLQAGLAARTAVWSMDLAYSGFGGNESILDGTLGFFSLYGDQERAESRFLDGYGTTWRIVSPGLWFKVYPFCSAAHHAADAILSLMKEHPFSPEQVKQVDVLFPPGGDAALIERTPSTGEEGRFSVEYVIALAAFGQTLALDAFTKKPISSQIRTWMKRVKRGYDQTIEPHPDAVPKGRFTIVKLTLSDGTTISKRVDIPRGAPGHALSKEDIMQKLNSVTDAFYAQQILQAVEDGNDSSYKQMLA encoded by the coding sequence ATGGAATTAACAAAACAATTGGCAGAGGCTGTACTGTCTGCTGATCCACTTCAAGATCATCGGGCGGTAGAAATGGCTCGACATGGTCTGTTAGACGCTGCGGCGGCGGCGCTTGCTGCGAAAGAGGACGAAGGAATTCAAAAGCTCATGGCACTTGTGGAACAAGAAGGCGGAGAAGCTCAAATTCCTGTCATCGGACAAGGGAAAAAGGTCAGCCGTCAATCCGCAGCGATGCTGAACGGCTACTTGATCCACGCCCTTGATTATGATGATGTGCATTCAGACGTGAGAGGACACCCAAGTGCGGTGATCATTCCAGCATTGCTATCACAGCTATCAGACGGAAAAGGGTTTGGCGATCGATTTTTAGCAGCCTACATCACAGGCGTTGAAGTGATGGCAAGGCTTGGCGAATCCATCGGCAAAGCGCATTATGAGCGAGGCTGGCATAATACCGGAACCCTTGGAGCCATTGCGGCAGTATGTGCCATTGGGTATTTAAAAAAGGTCTCACAGGAAGAGTTAATGAAGGCAATCGGCTTTGCTGGAGCGCAATCTGCCGGCATGCGAAAGCAGTTCGGCTCTGATATGAAACCATTACAAGCCGGCTTAGCGGCTAGAACAGCCGTATGGTCCATGGATTTAGCTTACTCAGGTTTTGGCGGGAATGAATCGATTCTTGATGGCACGCTTGGTTTCTTTTCGCTCTATGGAGATCAGGAGCGTGCGGAAAGTCGTTTTCTAGATGGGTATGGTACAACATGGCGTATTGTCTCGCCAGGGCTGTGGTTCAAAGTGTATCCGTTCTGCTCAGCGGCGCATCATGCTGCCGATGCAATCCTATCCTTAATGAAAGAGCATCCTTTCTCACCGGAGCAGGTGAAACAAGTAGATGTCCTGTTCCCGCCTGGCGGAGATGCAGCGCTTATTGAGCGGACACCTTCGACTGGAGAAGAAGGGCGATTCAGTGTCGAATATGTGATCGCACTTGCCGCGTTTGGACAGACGCTGGCGCTGGATGCCTTTACGAAAAAACCTATTTCATCACAAATACGCACATGGATGAAACGGGTGAAGAGAGGATACGACCAAACGATAGAACCTCATCCAGATGCTGTCCCAAAAGGTCGCTTTACGATTGTGAAGCTCACCTTGTCTGATGGCACCACCATCAGCAAACGAGTCGATATTCCGCGGGGAGCACCTGGCCATGCACTATCGAAAGAAGACATCATGCAAAAATTAAACAGTGTTACGGACGCATTTTATGCACAGCAGATCTTACAGGCCGTTGAAGACGGAAACGATTCTTCTTATAAGCAGATGCTGGCATGA
- a CDS encoding MDR family MFS transporter, whose translation MNQSTTSYNRSVIVGIFLVGAFVAILNQTLLIPAIPHIMEEFNIDVSKGQWLTTAFMLTNGILIPITAFLIEKFSSRSLVLTALSIFTAGTILASFATNFPVLLAARIVQAAGAGILMPLMQTIFLTIFPKEKRGQAMGMVGLVISFAPALGPTLGGWIVDSFSWKFLFYIVLPIGIIDLILAFFLMKNVTQQRETRIDVLSVILSSFGFGGLLYGFSSVGTYGWTSATVLISLIVGAVSLFFFILRQSNLTRPMLEFGVFKFAIFSLTTFLGMLVFALLIGTETILPLYTQNVRGLSALDTGLILLPGALFMGLLSPIIGRIFDKVGGKGLALGGFTILTVTTLPFMLLTLDSSIALITVAYTLRLIGVGMIMMPLTTAGINSLPPHLIPHGTAMNNTMRQMGGSIGTAVLVSIMSSSAANAELASPLKSAVHGMNTSFFISGLIAVLGLVLSFFLKEKRNSKVMKQELSSSSSSS comes from the coding sequence ATGAATCAATCTACAACATCGTATAATCGATCTGTGATTGTGGGGATTTTCCTCGTTGGGGCATTCGTTGCCATTTTAAACCAAACATTGCTGATTCCAGCGATCCCACATATCATGGAGGAATTCAATATTGATGTCAGCAAAGGACAGTGGCTCACCACAGCCTTTATGCTGACAAACGGGATCCTCATCCCGATCACGGCTTTCTTAATCGAGAAATTTTCTAGCCGTTCTTTAGTTTTAACAGCGCTTAGCATCTTTACAGCCGGTACCATTCTTGCTTCATTTGCAACGAATTTCCCTGTATTACTTGCAGCGCGTATCGTGCAGGCAGCCGGCGCAGGGATTTTAATGCCGCTGATGCAAACGATCTTTTTAACCATTTTCCCGAAAGAAAAACGTGGTCAGGCAATGGGTATGGTCGGACTTGTCATATCTTTCGCACCAGCTCTTGGACCAACACTTGGCGGCTGGATTGTTGATTCCTTCAGCTGGAAGTTCTTGTTCTATATTGTTCTGCCAATCGGTATCATTGATCTCATTCTTGCTTTCTTCTTAATGAAAAATGTAACGCAGCAAAGAGAAACACGAATTGATGTGTTATCAGTCATCTTGTCGTCCTTCGGTTTCGGCGGACTGCTTTACGGATTTTCTAGTGTTGGCACATATGGCTGGACGAGCGCCACTGTCCTCATTTCGCTGATTGTCGGCGCTGTGAGCTTGTTCTTCTTTATTCTGCGTCAGTCGAATTTGACAAGACCGATGCTTGAGTTTGGCGTCTTTAAGTTTGCGATCTTTAGCTTAACGACCTTCCTTGGGATGCTTGTTTTTGCTTTATTGATTGGGACAGAGACGATTTTGCCGCTCTATACGCAAAATGTGAGAGGATTGTCTGCTCTTGATACAGGGCTGATCTTATTGCCTGGTGCACTCTTTATGGGGCTCCTCTCACCAATTATTGGACGGATTTTTGATAAAGTCGGCGGAAAAGGGCTGGCATTAGGCGGGTTTACGATACTTACCGTGACGACCTTGCCATTTATGCTGCTCACCCTTGATTCATCCATCGCCCTCATTACAGTCGCTTACACACTTCGCTTGATCGGTGTTGGGATGATCATGATGCCGCTGACAACAGCAGGTATTAACTCTTTACCGCCTCATTTGATCCCGCATGGGACAGCGATGAATAACACGATGAGACAAATGGGTGGTTCCATTGGGACAGCTGTGCTTGTCTCCATCATGAGCAGCTCTGCTGCAAATGCAGAATTGGCCAGCCCCTTAAAATCAGCCGTTCATGGAATGAATACGTCATTCTTCATTTCTGGTCTGATCGCAGTCCTTGGGCTCGTCCTCTCCTTTTTCTTAAAGGAAAAACGCAATTCTAAAGTGATGAAGCAGGAGTTATCTTCCTCCTCCTCTTCTTCATAA
- a CDS encoding sensor histidine kinase — protein MKIKYFYQLLMSHLGLLLIAIIIISTLMSHFVKDIAYQNKVDEMKSYGNEILRNFQQLPKAEMNFRLRPFEDILSTRQIRFFVFDEKGNVLTQQQEMPPHEALLTKDLWTKLAKGEDIIVKRSDSRRLDQEASLVALPVIEDGKLKGGVVLIAPIQGAEELIAQMNRYLYIIVFVALTITFILSLFLSKFHVNRIKKLREATEKIAHGDYNIHLENKHLDEIGTLGEDFNMMANRLQRSREEIDRLEKRRRQFIADVSHELKTPLTTIRGLVEWLNTADVPAEEKEKCYALITDETKRMLRLVNENMDYEKIRSNQITLQKFHYPLIDTFEVIKEQLNRMAEEKNNQLIVEVNPDQKVYADYDRLIQILVNITKNAIQFTEGGRIVLRGKEEDGETIIEVEDTGVGIAPEEVKHIWERFYKADISRTTTPYGEYGLGLSIVKQLVDLHEGQIDLKSEKYKGTTFTIRLPLSQQKG, from the coding sequence ATGAAGATTAAATATTTTTACCAGCTTCTGATGAGTCACCTTGGGTTATTGCTCATTGCCATCATTATTATCAGCACCCTCATGTCTCATTTTGTGAAAGATATTGCCTATCAGAACAAAGTGGATGAAATGAAATCTTATGGGAATGAAATTTTGCGGAATTTTCAACAGCTACCGAAAGCCGAGATGAACTTCCGCCTCCGTCCATTTGAAGACATTCTCTCGACAAGACAAATTCGCTTTTTCGTCTTTGATGAAAAAGGGAATGTACTAACTCAGCAGCAAGAGATGCCGCCGCATGAAGCTTTACTCACAAAGGATTTGTGGACTAAGCTCGCAAAAGGAGAAGACATCATTGTCAAGCGGAGTGATTCACGCCGACTTGATCAAGAAGCATCCCTTGTGGCACTTCCTGTCATAGAGGACGGAAAGCTGAAGGGCGGGGTTGTGCTCATTGCTCCTATTCAAGGAGCAGAGGAACTAATTGCTCAAATGAATCGGTATTTATATATCATCGTGTTTGTGGCATTGACGATTACTTTTATTCTCAGTCTGTTTCTGTCGAAGTTTCATGTGAATCGTATTAAAAAACTGAGAGAGGCAACTGAGAAAATTGCGCATGGTGACTACAACATCCATCTTGAAAACAAACACCTTGATGAAATTGGCACACTAGGTGAGGATTTTAATATGATGGCGAATCGTCTTCAACGGTCAAGGGAGGAAATTGACCGGCTCGAAAAACGGAGACGACAATTTATCGCAGATGTGTCTCACGAATTGAAAACACCGCTGACGACCATTCGAGGATTGGTCGAATGGCTGAATACTGCGGATGTGCCGGCAGAAGAGAAAGAGAAATGCTATGCGCTCATCACTGATGAGACAAAACGAATGCTGCGTCTCGTCAATGAAAATATGGATTATGAGAAAATCAGGTCGAATCAAATCACCCTTCAAAAATTTCACTATCCACTCATTGATACGTTTGAAGTGATCAAGGAGCAACTGAATCGTATGGCTGAAGAGAAAAACAATCAGCTCATTGTAGAGGTGAATCCTGACCAAAAGGTATACGCAGATTATGATCGGCTCATTCAAATCCTCGTCAACATCACAAAGAACGCTATTCAGTTTACAGAAGGCGGCCGCATTGTGTTGAGAGGGAAAGAAGAGGATGGGGAAACGATCATTGAAGTAGAAGACACAGGAGTAGGTATTGCACCAGAAGAAGTCAAACACATTTGGGAACGTTTTTATAAAGCGGATATTTCGAGAACGACTACACCGTATGGAGAATATGGACTTGGCTTGTCCATCGTCAAGCAGCTCGTGGATTTGCATGAAGGACAGATTGATTTGAAAAGTGAGAAATATAAGGGAACGACATTTACGATTCGTTTACCGCTGTCACAACAAAAGGGCTAA